The following DNA comes from Ignavibacteriales bacterium.
ATTGGAAACGTGATGAAGGAATCGGCTCAGGCAGCATTAAGCTACTTACGATCAAACGCAAAAGATTTTGGTCTTGATGCACACTTTTCAAAAGGAAAAGAAATTCATATTCATTTACCCGAGGGTGCAATTCCAAAGGACGGACCGAGCGCAGGTATTACACTTGCAATGGCAATGTATTCGGCACTCAGCAATAAACCGGCACGTAATGATATTGCAATGACCGGTGAAATTACATTGCGTGGGAAAGTACTACCTATCGGCGGATTAAACGAAAAACTTTTAGCCGCAAGAAGAAATGGAATGAAGACGGTTCTAATTCCGAAGGAAAATGTAAAAGATCTGAGCGAAATTAAAAACGAGGTTAAGGAAGGATTAAAAATTGTCCCTATTGAGACAATTAAAGAAGCTTTGCCATACGTGTTTGAATCTCCGAGAGAAAAAAAATCAACTAGCAGAAAAAAGAAACGATAATAATACTATAGAAAAGATCATCATTAAATTTGATATTAAGGTGAAGCTAATAGAATCATTATCTTAAAATAAATTCAACAAGAGATAATATTAAATGCTGGTTTTAAAGATTGGGGAGAATATTTATGGACTTAAATAAGGATGTCTACAAGAATATTAATTCTGGTCGGTCTAATATTGCGCAAAAGGAAGAGCCATTAAGTGAGGAAATAGTAGAAGAATTCAAGAATTATCTTGAGACACTTGAAAAAAAAATCGAAGAAAGATACGGAAGGGTTAGATTACAAGAACGGCTAAATGTTGAAAGAATTAAAAAAACACTTTCAGAAATGAATAAATGTATCGCCGAAGGTTCAATAAAAATAACAGAGAATAAAACCAAAAAATATATTCACGTTAATAAGGTTAGATATAATACTGAACCAAGCGGTGAGGATGCACTTTCTAGTCTAAAAATTGCCATTAGTGATAAACTAAAAGCACCTTGGTTACGAAGAGTTAATTTATTTGATTTTCCATTCCAAGTATCTTTGAGGGAACTTGATAATAAAAAATGCATTGAAATGACGCACACCTTTTATAATTTTAAATACACTGCTGTAGTAAGAATGTTAATTCGGGAAATAATTTTTTAGTCAGTAATCTATTAATACATATAATATAATGTCAGATACAATTACAATTAATAAATCTCTATCCGATGAGGAGATTTATAAATCGTTATTACCTCAAATTGAAGCGCTCATTAACATTAATGAACCGTTGATTTCCAACTTGGCAAATGTTTCAGCGGCACTAAAAGAAGCGTTTAATAAAATTAGCTGGGTTGGATTTTACTTATATAGAGACGGGAAACTTTTTCTAGGTCCATTCCAGGGAAAAATTGCATGTACTGTCATTGAGATGAATAAAGGTGTTTGCGGTACTTCCGCTGCGTCAAAGAAAACAATTATAATTGATGATGTGAATAAATTTCCCGGACACATAGCATGCGATTCGGGATCTCGTTCTGAAATCGTAATTCCCCTAATGAAAGATGAAATGATTTTCGGTGTGTTCGATCTGGACAGCTATGAAGAAGGTTCATTTAATAAGGTAGATAAAAAATATTTAGAAATGCTTTGCGATCATTTAACCAAAAAACTATCTTTTGAAAGATTTACTTTATAAAGAGAGAATTTATGACTGAGCAGGTAAAGTTTGTTGTTACAGCACGCAAGTGGAGACCTCAGACGTTTGAAGATGTAGTTGGACAAGAACACATAACAACGACTCTCAAAAATGCTATACTCAATAACCGGGTTGCTCATTCATATTTATTCGCAGGTCCTCGCGGAGTAGGAAAAACTACAACGGCAAGAATTTTAGCAAAGGTTTTAAATTGCACGAATTCAAAAGATGGCGAACCTTGTAACCAATGCGAAATGTGTTTATCATTTGCTAATTCGCAATCATTAGATATTATCGAGATTGACGGCGCCTCAAACAGACGAATTGAAGAGATTAGGACTCTTCGCGAATCGGTTAAGTATGCACCAACTAAAGGCAGCTACAAAGTTTATATCATCGATGAAGTTCACATGTTGACGACGGAATCGTTCAACGCACTACTTAAAACACTCGAAGAACCGCCGGAACATACAGTATTTATTTTTGCAACTACCGACGTACACAAAGTACCGTTAACTATAATTTCCCGCTGTCAGCGCTTCGATTTCAGACGTATTGAAATGAGCGTTATGAAAAAATTACTCTCGCAGATTGCAGCTGCGGAAAATATCACAATTGATGATTTGTCTCTAACACTCATCTCTAAAAAAGCAGACGGTGCGTTACGGGATGCTCAAAGTCTGTTCGATCAGGTTATCTCTTTCAGCGGAAATAATGTTGATTCTATTTTACTTTCAAAAATGCTCAATCTGATTGATGAAGAAATTTATTTTACGATTTCAGATTCAATACTTGAAAAGAATTTTGTCTCAGCTTTCGAAGTATCTCAAAAAATTTATGCAAACGGTTGGAACAATATTGATTTTATGAATGGATTGATCGAACATTTTAGAAATATAATGACGGTGGTTATAAGTAAAAATACAGATTTAATTGAAACAGCTGAGATATTCAAGAAAAGATATTTAGAATACACTAATAAATTTTCCGAAGGCGATCTTCTGCGAGCCATGGCGTTCCTAAACAAGATCCAATGGGAACTGAAATCATCATCCAATCAAAAGCTGAAAATCGAAATTTCACTTTGTCATTTAATCGGGCTGGAAAGATCTTCGACTATAACCGAAGTTCTTTCGAAGATGGATATTGACGAACCGGATAAAAAAGTAAATAAAATTTTTGATTCTTCGTCGAAT
Coding sequences within:
- a CDS encoding GAF domain-containing protein, giving the protein MSDTITINKSLSDEEIYKSLLPQIEALININEPLISNLANVSAALKEAFNKISWVGFYLYRDGKLFLGPFQGKIACTVIEMNKGVCGTSAASKKTIIIDDVNKFPGHIACDSGSRSEIVIPLMKDEMIFGVFDLDSYEEGSFNKVDKKYLEMLCDHLTKKLSFERFTL
- the dnaX gene encoding DNA polymerase III subunit gamma/tau: MTEQVKFVVTARKWRPQTFEDVVGQEHITTTLKNAILNNRVAHSYLFAGPRGVGKTTTARILAKVLNCTNSKDGEPCNQCEMCLSFANSQSLDIIEIDGASNRRIEEIRTLRESVKYAPTKGSYKVYIIDEVHMLTTESFNALLKTLEEPPEHTVFIFATTDVHKVPLTIISRCQRFDFRRIEMSVMKKLLSQIAAAENITIDDLSLTLISKKADGALRDAQSLFDQVISFSGNNVDSILLSKMLNLIDEEIYFTISDSILEKNFVSAFEVSQKIYANGWNNIDFMNGLIEHFRNIMTVVISKNTDLIETAEIFKKRYLEYTNKFSEGDLLRAMAFLNKIQWELKSSSNQKLKIEISLCHLIGLERSSTITEVLSKMDIDEPDKKVNKIFDSSSNYNAKKQIDTTNSNVRLAMKEEVIVPEIKAFVAPTLDSSNDFKDIISKWNDFIEQVKSEKLFFAELLLNSNLLQFSNDQLHIEVEHPEDGDIINENKTYLDKKTKEVFGKKIGLTVSRDKKNSGKKQSVQSNKVSDTKTSGGDENPLANAIIKELGGKEIKR